Proteins found in one Malassezia vespertilionis chromosome 5, complete sequence genomic segment:
- a CDS encoding uncharacterized protein (COG:S; EggNog:ENOG503Q36B) has protein sequence MQPWRAPLNAYGRYAYRAPDVAVDHLIIGAGAVGLAIANALARRWPDKTTYIVERHATFGQETSSRNSEVIHAGLYYPRDSLKTRFCLEGRELLYKRAAQHDIPVKQVGKLVVGTAADRDYLASLKAHCDALGLHMPTELLDARAAHHLAPDLADEIECALFSPRTGIVESHALMASFAAELDTLPSGESPEAELVYGTSVVRVDPYEGAASGVQGWVVQTHTSGAAEHDTDALLCKVLINASGLNAPRILNTFLHDARIPEADWINMYFAKGNYASYRGPGVGHVQQLLYPIPSQAAAHAHQSLGTHLTLDMHGSVRFGPDVEWLAPPEGGSEDEFWASALAPRADDAWFDAMHHAIRQFLPGVARDGLAPDYCGIRPKLVGPDARTFVDFQLLWHASTGLGGQRLWQYALPDAPGAGAMLSLLGIESPGLTSSLAIAEHVAEQLAQRVWGAKNPSGKARKYVDDIGLDSLDGWA, from the coding sequence ATGCagccttggcgcgcgccgctgaatGCGTATGGACGCTATGCGTACCGCGCGCCAGATGTCGCGGTCGACCATCTTATAATAGGTGCGGGTGCTGTAGGACTCGCGATCGCgaatgcgctcgcgcgaaGGTGGCCGGACAAGACGACGTACATTGTCGAGCGGCATGCTACGTTTGGCCAGGAAACAAGCTCGCGGAACAGTGAAGTGATTCATGCTGGGCTATACTACCCACGCGACTCACTTAAGACGCGATTTTGTCTTGAAGGACGTGAACTGCTGTACAAacgcgcggcacagcacGACATCCCTGTAAAACAAGTCGGGAAACTCGTCGTTGGCACCGCCGCAGATCGCGACTACTTGGCGTCGCTCAAGGCGCactgcgatgcgctcgggTTACACATGCCCACAGAGCTTCTAGACGcccgtgcagcgcatcacCTTGCGCCTGACCTGGCGGACGAGATCGAGTGTGCGCTCTTTTCTCCGCGCACAGGCATTGTCGAATCGCACGCACTGATGGCGTCGTTCGCTGCTGAGCTCGATACGCTCCCTAGCGGCGAGTCCCCTGAAGCAGAGCTTGTGTATGGCACATCAGTAGTGCGTGTCGATCCATACGAGGGTGCGGCGTCCGGTGTGCAGGGATGGGTCGTCCAGACGCAcaccagcggcgcggcggagcaCGATACAGACGCTCTCCTCTGCAAAGTGCTCATCAATGCATCCGGCCtgaatgcgccgcgcattttAAATACATTTTTGCACGATGCACGTATCCCCGAGGCCGACTGGATCAATATGTATTTTGCAAAAGGCAACTATGCCAGCTATCGAGGTCCGGGGGTCGGACATGTACAGCAGCTCTTGTACCCCATACCGTCGCAGGCAGCCGCGCATGCCCATCAGTCTCTCGGCACGCACCTCACTCTTGATATGCACGGCAGTGTGCGGTTTGGTCCGGACGTAGAATGGCTTGCTCCGCCCGAGGGCGGGTCCGAAGACGAATTTTGGGCATCGGCACTGGCCCCGCGTGCAGACGACGCATGGTTCGATGCGATGCACCACGCGATCCGCCAGTTCCTTCCGggcgttgcgcgcgatggacTTGCACCGGACTATTGCGGGATCCGACCGAAATTGGTGGGgcccgacgcgcgcacgtTTGTCGACTTTCAGCTGCTATGGCACGCCAGTACGGGCTTGGGTGGCCAGCGACTTTGGCAGTATGCATTGCCCGATGCGCCTGGTGCGGGCGCAATGCTCAGCTTGCTCGGAATCGAGAGTCCGGGCCTGACATCGTCGCTTGCGATCGCCGAGCAtgttgccgagcagcttgccCAGCGCGTATGGGGCGCTAAAAATCCATCaggaaaagcgcgcaagtacGTGGATGATATAGGACTAGATAGTTTGGATGGATGGGCCTAG
- the SNF7 gene encoding ESCRT-III subunit protein snf7 (EggNog:ENOG503NX3E; COG:U; BUSCO:EOG09264W71): protein MSSWLNWVGGKRENKSTAKDAIIGLREQLHLLTKKEEHLLSKIDEEQRKAKANVTTNKRAAQAALRQKKMYETELDRLAGNRMTLETQVNTIENANMNLETMRAMQRGSAALQAIHKNMDIDKVDNTMDSIREQMTLSNEISEAISNPVGMGTELDEDELKNELQELEQAELNERLVGADAVPAHTLPISTATPSRASHAAPSTQDEDEELRALQAELAM, encoded by the exons ATGTCCAGTTGGCTCAACTGGGTcggcggcaagcgcgagaaCAAAAGCACGGCCAAAGATGCGATTATTGGGCTACGCGAACAGCTGCATTTGTTAACAAAAAAAGAGGAGCATTTGCTTTCTAAGATCGAtgaggagcagcgcaaggcgaaAGCAAATGTTACGACTAACAAGCGCG cggcgcaagcagcgctccgGCAGAAAAAGATGTACGAGACGGAGCTTGATCGGCTTGCGGGAAATCGCATGACGCTTGAGACACAGGTGAATACGATCGAGAACGCGAATATGAATCTGGAgacaatgcgcgccatgcagcgcggctCCGCGGCACTTCAAGCCATCCATAAAAACATGGATATCGACAAGGTCGACAATACCATGGACTCCATCCGCGAGCAGATGACGCTGTCCAACGAAATTTCCGAGGCGATCTCGAACCCCGTCGGGATGGGCACGGAATTGGACGAG GACGAACTAAAAAACGAGCTGCAGGAACTTGAGCAGGCGGAGCTCAACGAGCGGCTCGTCGGTGCCGATGCGGTGCCGGCGCATACGTTGCCCATATCGACCGCCACACCTAGCCGTGCTTCACATGCAGCACCCAGCACCCAGGATGAGGATGAGGAGCTGAGGGCGTTGCAGGCAGAGCTTGCTATGTAA
- a CDS encoding uncharacterized protein (TransMembrane:12 (i107-127o147-166i178-197o203-225i232-255o267-285i344-363o383-402i423-444o456-477i489-506o518-537i); COG:S; EggNog:ENOG503NTW3) gives MATLSPQSASSDAPFHRAPEASASGKPVLVFDSCDTTPVNSSKDIADKERVYKAVAPDVDGQLLDGRDGNGSENVDEEKGDNKDGPIIVKWDDIDDKERPLKWSLAVRLYLTILGGLITLASTFASSAPSFVIPGIMNEFEMKNAEVAKASVFLFVGGYCTAPLIWGPLSEYVGRRWTFVASFVGFTCFNVGCMLAPNIASLIVFRIFAGAFASCPLSNVIGMIAELYSFRYLTIGAVMFCIAPMAGPCLGPIVGGYIMQSGASWRWVFRALACASFVLLLLLIFTMPETLGARCLQKKAKRIRKETGDDRYKAPVELVEGESKLTIVKRILAKPFILFFQEPMLIATTIYMSFVYGTLYLLFDAYPIVFGELHDLKPGSVGLAFLGYFVGCCAAGAYCVFVDNRMYLKALDANNGMPPPPEIRLRAAAVGAPLLVISLFWFAWTSFPSVSFWSPLVAGGVFGAAMYLIFLGLMVYITEVYIFSASSAVAANTVVRSAFGVGFPMFGEQMYHNLNPRWASTVLGFIALAMLPIPFVLMKYGPSIRKLSKFAQAAPGKNN, from the coding sequence ATGGCGACGTTGTCACCACAGTCGGCTTCTTCAGATGCGCCATTCCATAGGGCTCCTGAAGCATCTGCTTCTGGCAAGCCCGTGCTCGTCTTTGATTCGTGTGACACGACACCAGTAAATTCGTCCAAGGACATTGCAGATAAAGAGAGGGTTTACAAAGCCGTCGCGCCTGATGTAGATGGCCAACTTCTTGATGGAAGAGACGGAAATGGATCCGAAAATGTTGATGAAGAGAAAGGAGACAATAAGGATGGACCGATTATTGTCAAATGGGACGACATAGACGACAAAGAGCGTCCGCTCAAATGGAGCTTGGCCGTGCGCCTGTACCTCACAATTCTCGGTGGTTTAATAACGCTTGCATCCACATTTGCATCATCGGCGCCGTCGTTTGTCATTCCTGGCATTATGAACGAGTTTGAGATGAAAAATGCTGAAGTGGCGAAAGCCTCTGTTTTCTTATTCGTCGGCGGCTACTGTACTGCTCCGTTGATTTGGGGTCCCCTTTCTGAATATGTCGGCCGCCGCTGGACGTTTGTTGCTAGCTTTGTTGGTTTCACCTGCTTCAATGTCGGCtgcatgcttgcgccgaACATTGCGTCCCTGATTGTCTTCCGCATTTTCGCCGGTGCTTTTGCCTCGTGCCCGCTGTCGAATGTCATTGGTATGATTGCAGAGCTGTATTCTTTCCGCTACCTCACCATCGGTGCTGTGATGTTCTGCATTGCGCCCATGGCCGGCCCGTGTTTGGGCCCCATTGTCGGTGGCTATATCATGCAGTCtggcgcgtcttggcgcTGGGTATTCCGTGCACTGGCATGCGCTTCCTTCGTCCTTTTGCTCCTGCTCATCTTCACCATGCCAGagacgctcggcgcgcgttgcCTTCAGAAGAAGGCGAAGCGTATCCGCAAAGAGACGGGCGACGACCGCTACAAGGCGCCCGTCGAGCTGGTAGAGGGTGAAAGTAAGCTCACGATTGTTAAGCGCATTCTTGCCAAGCCGTTTATCCTCTTTTTCCAGGAGCCGATGCTTATCGCCACCACGATTTACATGTCGTTTGTCTATGGCACGCTCTACCTCCTCTTTGATGCCTATCCAATCGtctttggcgagctgcacgaCTTGAAGCCCGGCTCGGTCGGCCTTGCGTTCCTCGGCTACTTTGTCGGCTGttgtgctgcaggcgcCTACTGTGTATTTGTGGACAACCGCATGTATCTTaaggcgctcgacgccaACAATGGTATGCCGCCTCCACCCGAGATCCGTCTtcgcgctgcggctgtCGGAGCACCGCTCCTCGTCATTTCTCTGTTTTGGTTTGCATGGACTTCCTTCCCGAGCGTTTCTTTCTGGAGTCCGCTGGTTGCCGGTGGTGTTTTCGGTGCGGCCATGTACCTTATTTTCCTAGGTTTGATGGTGTACATTACCGAAGTGTACATCTTCAGTGCATCAAGCGCTGTTGCCGCCAACACTGTCGTGCGTTCTGCATTCGGTGTCGGATTCCCCATGTTTGGTGAGCAAATGTACCACAACTTGAACCCGCGCTGGGCATCCACTGTCTTGGGTTTCATTGCACTTGCTATGCTGCCCATCCCATTTGTCTTGATGAAATATGGCCCTTCCATTCGCAAGTTGTCCAAGTTTGCACAGGCGGCTCCCGGCAAGAATAACTAG
- the PIK1 gene encoding 1-phosphatidylinositol 4-kinase (EggNog:ENOG503NTYJ; COG:T; COG:U) → MASLLLRLFNSDYFSPHLALLRTYSDHVGITYYLISKLCEDFPQDQVEFYWPQYCHLLVTKPSASRALECFLLRKCEEDVHIALITLWYIQAQLADLADAPGSAAFRTCQRVYNRCQCILFEDPDPEAGTRPRSMLQRFLPHFEVRKRVRPENVSSALVGIGALLIGSPGCPSAGAYAGALALQQGRRAPEGIEAHEPWIPETDTLLAEPLLAPPPSLVHVTPPKEHDFVRDAFGQEERTRPIPVAASASTPALPSKPSPKYTTASSSSVSDAPAPDANSYSVAVRKQYLRTHYGRTVTQFLQALQDITQRLQPLPKPARLSALRAELTALNHKLPTELCFPTWCAGTPKENMPHERHHRVVRISASEAVVLNSADRVPYLIHVEVLCNDLDFDPTRRYNRELLQWLIGNTAGHAAPLLLPRKDTQAPRVAETVQERPPSPARSEEMDLTEQMYGSDLAAFGAETADGDGDEGMGEKNHALDNEAWRHAESGPNQRVPFSMDEYAERMRTAAVMLAQLNGNTSTRQVMAHIPATRAPQSWSSWIIGTPAAPDDEVRASAAAAHVLSMDTNKIRQRIMDEMAALEEERMERMKQGALSFGRRKRNKFSAEDESAVYRAVNKEDPSAAYFRESWTTKKERIRSLSPYGHLPTWDLFSVIVKTGADLRQEQFAVQLIQEFKRVWQDCGSRCWVHYFRIVVLSESGGLIETIKDAVSVHSIKKEAYMSQMEGNAIASFSLYDHFVQTYGEPHTPRFRRARRNFTESLAGYAIVSYLLQIKDRHNGNILVDTEGHLIHIDFGFILGISPGGVGFEAAPFKLPREYIDIMGGMESDGFEDFRTLMRQGFRDVRKHAERFIVLVELMQKDSKLPCFALRDLAVANLRDRFQLTLTAEQCNEFVDRLILSSAGSAFTRLYDQYQNFTQQIL, encoded by the exons ATGGCAagcctgctgctgcgcttgttTAACAGTGACTACTTTTCGCCGCACCTGGCGCT CTTGCGGACATACTCGGATCATGTTGGGATCACATACTACCTGATCTCGAAGCTGTGTGAAGACTTTCCGCAAGATCAGGTCGAATTCTACTGGCCGCAGTACTG TCACCTGCTCGTCACAAAGCcttctgcatcgcgcgcgctcgaatgttttcttttgcgcaagtgcgAAGAGGATGTGCACATTGCCCTCATCACGCTCTGGTAcatccaagcgcagctcgcggatTTGGCCGATGCACCGGGCTCTGCGGCATTCCGGACGTGCCAGCGTGTGTACAACCGATGCCAGTGCATTCTGTTTGAGGACCCCGATCCAGAAGCGGGTACGaggccgcgctcgatgctgCAGCGGTTCCTGCCGCACTTTGAAGTCCGCAAACGCGTGCGGCCGGAAAATGTGTCcagcgcgctcgtcggcatcggcgcgctgctcatAGGTTCGCCAGGGTGTCCTTCGGCTGGTGCGTATGCtggcgcgctcgcgctgcagcaagggcgccgcgcgccggaaggcatcgaggcgcacgAGCCGTGGATTCCAGAGACGGACACACTACTTGCGGAGCCATtgctggcgccgccgccgtctCTTGTGCACGTCACACCACCCAAAGAGCACGattttgtgcgcgacgcatttgGCCAGGAAGAGCGCACCCGACCGATACCCGTCGCTGCCTCCGCCTcgacgcctgcgctgcCAAGCAAACCAAGCCCAAAGTACACCACGgcctcttcttcttccgtctccgacgcgcctgcgccggaCGCGAACAGCTACAGTGTCGCAGTGCGCAAGCAATacttgcgcacgcactACGGTCGCACCGTCACACAATTTCTACAGGCTCTGCAGGATAtcacgcagcgcttgcagccGCTCCCAAAACCTGCACGGCTctcagcgctgcgtgcagaaTTGACCGCACTGAACCACAAGCTGCCGACCGAACTGTGCTTCCCTACATGGTGCGCGGGTACGCCGAAAGAAAACATGCCCCACGAGCGGCACCACCGTGTCGTGCGCATCAGCGCGAGCGAGGCCGTGGTACTGAATTCGGCGGACAGAGTGCCTTATTTAATTCATGTCGAGGTCCTGTGCAACGATTTGGACTTTGACCCCACCCGGCGCTACAACCGCGAGCTTCTCCAGTGGCTCATCGGCAACACGGCAGggcatgcggcgccgcttttgcttCCGCGCAAAGACacccaagcgccgcgagtcGCAGAAACTGTACAGGAAAGGCCGCCGTCGCCCGCACGATCCGAAGAAATGGATTTGACCGAGCAAATGTACGGCTCGGACCTCGCTGCATTCGGCGCCGAGACCGCCGACGGCGACGGTGACGAGGGCATGGGCGAGAAAAAccacgcgctcgacaacGAGGCATGGCGCCACGCCGAGTCGGGGCCAAACCAGCGCGTGCCTTTTTCTATGGACGAGTATGCAGAGCGCATGCGGACTGCTGCAGTGATGCTTGCCCAGCTGAATGGAAATACAAGCACACGCCAAGTCATGGCGCATAtcccagcgacgcgcgcgcctcagagctggagcagctggaTCATTGGCacgcctgcagcgccagaCGACGAAGTGCGCGCTTCAgcggccgcagcgcacgtccTGTCCATGGACACGAACAAGATCCGCCAGCGCATCATGGACGAAATGGCAGCACTCGAggaggagcgcatggagcgcaTGAAGCAAGGTGCACTCTCTTTTGGCCGCCGCAAACGCAACAAGTTCAGTGCCGAAGATGAGAGCGCGGTGTACCGTGCGGTGAATAAAGAAGATCCATCTGCTGCGTACTTCCGCGAGTCGTGGACGACCAAGAAGGAGCGGATCCGCAGCCTGAGTCCGTATGGGCACCTTCCTACCTGGGACCTCTTTTCTGTGATTGTCAAGACAGGGGCGGACTTGCGCCAGGAACAGTTTGCCGTCCAGCTCATCCAGGAGTTCAAGCGGGTGTGGCAGGACTGCGGAAGCCGCTGCTGGGTCCACTACTTTCGAATTGTCGTGCTGAGTGAGAGCGGAGGGCTAATTGAGACCATCAAGGATGCAGTCTCTGTTCACTCGATCAAAAAGGAGGCGTACATGAGCCAGATGGAGGGGAATGCAATTGCCTCGTTTAGTCTCTACGATCATTTTGTCCAGACCTACGGCGagccgcacacgccgcgattccggcgcgcgcgccgcaattTCACCGAGTCGCTCGCGGGGTATGCCATCGTTTCTTACCTGCTCCAAATCAAGGACCGCCACAATGGAAATATTTTGGTCGATACCGAAGGCCATTTGATCCACATCGACTTTGGGTTTATCCTTGGCATCTCGCCCGGCGGTGTTGGGTTTGAGGCTGCGCCGTTCAAGCTACCGCGTGAGTACATTGATATTATGGGTGGAATGGAAAGCGATGGATTCGAAGACTTCCGTACGCTCATGCGCCAAGGTTTCCGCGATGTGCGGAAACATGCGGAGCGGTTCATTGTCCTTGTGGAGCTCATGCAGAAGGACTCTAAGCTGCCGTGCTTTGCAttgcgcgacttggcggTTGCGAATTTGCGCGACCGGTTCCAGCTTACCTTGACGGCGGAGCAGTGCAACGAGTTTGTGGACCGCTTGATTCTCAGTTCCGCTGGCAGTGCATTCACACGCCTGTACGACCAATACCAAAACTTTACACAGCAAATTTTGTAA